One Aegilops tauschii subsp. strangulata cultivar AL8/78 chromosome 7, Aet v6.0, whole genome shotgun sequence genomic window carries:
- the LOC141027114 gene encoding uncharacterized protein: MGPLGPLVIDELGLLGISHPRIRLDVSFGTKGHFHREPTWFEVVDLSSPYHTLSGRPVLAKFMAVPHYACVKLKTSGPKGIITIADDYKKSLECAAAGSRLAESLVIAEEKRSSTSSWLWRASG; this comes from the exons ATGGGCCCGTTGGGCCCCCTTGTAATTGATGAGCTCGGGCTCCTTGGCATTAGCCACCCCCG GATCCGCCTGGACGTTTCATTCGGCACCAAGGGCCACTTCCACCGCGAGCCGACCTGGTTCGAGGTGGTCGACCTGAGCAGCCCCTACCACACGCTCTCAGGTCGCCCCGTGctggccaaattcatggcggtGCCCCACTATGCCTGCGTAAAGTTGAAGACGTCGGGTCCCAAGGGCATCATCACCATCGCCGACGACTACAAGAAGTCcctcgagtgcgctgcagccggCTCCCGGCTGGCCGAGTCTTTGGTCATCGCTGAAGAGAAGCGCAGTTCGACCAGCTCGTGGCTCTGGCGAGCGAGCGGgtaa